A single region of the Leptotrichia sp. oral taxon 215 str. W9775 genome encodes:
- a CDS encoding metal ABC transporter permease translates to MLEIIRSFFTEMVNRQMLPEYFKYAFVINSLICTLFIGTILGGIGTMVVTKRMAFFSEAVGHAALTGIAFGVMAGEPINAPYVMLFTYCIIFGLLINYTRNRTKMSTDTLIGIFLSISIALGGSLLIFVSAKANSHMIENVMFGSILTVSDSDILILVVTITVLGIILIPLFNRMLLSSFNANMATVKGVNVKLMEYIFTVTVTLVTVVSVKIIGAALVEALLLIPAASAKNLSKSIRGFFFYSIFFSLLSCILGVILPIHFNISIPSGGAIILISSFIFFITVVIKNINGKFNGSE, encoded by the coding sequence ATGCTCGAAATTATTAGAAGTTTTTTTACAGAGATGGTAAACAGACAGATGCTACCTGAGTATTTTAAATATGCCTTTGTAATAAATTCACTTATATGTACCTTATTTATAGGAACAATTTTAGGTGGAATAGGTACAATGGTTGTAACTAAAAGAATGGCATTCTTTTCAGAAGCTGTAGGTCATGCGGCACTTACAGGAATTGCATTTGGAGTAATGGCAGGAGAGCCTATTAATGCTCCATATGTTATGCTGTTTACATACTGTATAATATTTGGCCTGCTTATAAATTATACAAGGAACAGGACAAAAATGTCCACAGATACCCTTATAGGTATATTTTTATCAATATCAATAGCACTTGGTGGATCCCTGCTTATTTTTGTTTCTGCAAAGGCAAATTCCCACATGATAGAAAATGTTATGTTTGGGTCAATTCTGACTGTAAGTGATTCTGATATATTGATTCTTGTTGTGACAATTACAGTTTTAGGAATAATTCTCATACCGTTATTTAACAGAATGCTTCTTTCAAGCTTTAATGCAAATATGGCAACAGTTAAAGGGGTGAATGTCAAACTTATGGAATATATATTTACAGTAACTGTTACCCTTGTAACAGTAGTTTCTGTAAAAATAATAGGTGCGGCATTGGTGGAGGCACTGCTTTTAATTCCGGCGGCATCAGCTAAAAATTTATCAAAATCAATAAGAGGTTTTTTCTTTTATAGTATATTTTTTTCGCTGTTAAGCTGTATTTTAGGAGTTATTTTACCTATCCACTTTAATATATCAATCCCTTCCGGAGGAGCGATAATTTTAATATCCTCATTTATATTTTTTATAACGGTGGTAATAAAAAACATAAATGGAAAGTTTAATGGAAGTGAATAG
- a CDS encoding DUF4198 domain-containing protein, translated as MKKILGILAVLTAVNLSAHNQFIYTDTLNVTGKSSVPFKVMFGHPDDGGEEAPIPVGKVKNETHLAEKVFAIHNGEKIDLTGKVKEGKITTDKASGRTLDFTLDTELKGGGDWVIIAVPGQTFDDGSSYLFNGIVKTVITKDGSKGSDWKKRAADGYYEIIPFTNPSEVNVNSVFKGLLVDKNGNPMKDTDVAIDYINGKVDMKKGTFTGKLQKEKVALRTYTDSNGYFVVSFPHKGLWSIRGRAMIDREKKYVEDTTLLIEVK; from the coding sequence ATGAAAAAAATTTTAGGAATTTTAGCTGTATTAACTGCAGTAAATCTAAGTGCCCATAATCAGTTTATTTACACTGATACTTTAAATGTGACAGGAAAATCATCGGTTCCCTTCAAGGTGATGTTTGGTCATCCGGATGACGGTGGAGAAGAAGCTCCTATACCTGTTGGGAAGGTAAAAAATGAAACTCACCTGGCAGAAAAAGTATTTGCTATACACAATGGTGAAAAAATAGATTTAACTGGAAAAGTAAAGGAAGGAAAAATAACTACAGATAAAGCTTCGGGAAGAACTTTAGACTTTACACTTGACACTGAGCTAAAAGGTGGAGGAGACTGGGTAATTATTGCTGTTCCTGGACAGACTTTTGATGATGGAAGCTCTTATCTGTTTAACGGAATTGTAAAAACAGTTATAACAAAGGACGGAAGCAAGGGAAGTGACTGGAAAAAAAGAGCAGCTGACGGTTACTATGAAATAATTCCTTTCACAAATCCATCTGAAGTAAATGTAAATTCAGTATTTAAAGGACTTCTTGTAGATAAAAATGGTAATCCGATGAAGGATACTGATGTTGCAATCGACTATATAAACGGAAAAGTAGATATGAAAAAAGGAACATTTACAGGAAAACTTCAGAAGGAAAAGGTTGCATTGAGAACTTATACAGACAGCAACGGTTATTTTGTAGTTTCTTTCCCACATAAAGGTCTATGGTCTATAAGGGGAAGAGCAATGATAGACAGGGAAAAGAAATATGTGGAAGATACAACTTTACTGATTGAAGTAAAATAG
- a CDS encoding metal ABC transporter solute-binding protein, Zn/Mn family, with translation MKKIIFMLMVLIAGTVHGENITYKKNKKILTSIQAVYSIAKSLTKDTDIEVYSIFDSDVSMDYGKSAFDNKDLDLSSAKDTVAVVDVARVWGNDYLYEYARRKNIRIVEIDASYSFSGSDYLSLSLLNYKNGDRNPYIWMSFQNVIKMANITADDLSELFPEDSKRIEDNLINFSQEIKEIENGYLEKTLDLSSLSVITLTENLDYLFNDLNIFFNYVDSNEITVEKISEVMKRSNSKIFISDRWLKKEIINEIEKKGGKFIVLDTFNIPRELNEKMDPDGYIKGMKENMEKLVEVMKFMDKK, from the coding sequence TTGAAAAAGATAATATTCATGTTAATGGTTTTAATAGCGGGAACAGTACATGGAGAAAATATTACATATAAAAAAAATAAAAAGATTTTGACGTCAATCCAGGCGGTCTACTCAATCGCAAAAAGTTTGACAAAGGATACTGATATTGAGGTTTATTCAATATTTGATTCTGATGTTTCAATGGATTATGGGAAATCAGCCTTTGATAACAAGGATTTGGACTTGTCTTCAGCTAAAGATACAGTGGCTGTTGTTGATGTTGCTAGAGTCTGGGGCAATGATTATCTCTATGAATATGCCCGTAGAAAGAATATAAGAATTGTTGAAATTGATGCAAGTTATTCTTTTTCAGGAAGTGACTATTTATCACTGTCGCTTTTAAACTATAAAAATGGAGATAGAAATCCATATATATGGATGAGTTTTCAGAATGTTATAAAAATGGCAAATATTACCGCTGATGATTTATCAGAACTTTTTCCGGAAGACAGTAAGAGAATAGAAGATAATCTCATAAATTTTTCCCAGGAAATAAAAGAAATAGAAAATGGATATCTTGAAAAAACTTTAGACTTGAGTTCACTATCAGTAATTACTCTTACAGAAAATCTTGATTATCTGTTTAATGATTTGAATATTTTCTTTAATTATGTAGATTCAAATGAAATAACAGTGGAAAAAATTTCTGAAGTCATGAAAAGAAGTAATTCTAAAATATTTATATCAGACAGATGGCTAAAAAAGGAAATTATAAATGAAATAGAGAAAAAAGGTGGAAAATTTATAGTTCTGGATACTTTTAATATTCCAAGGGAACTGAATGAGAAAATGGATCCTGACGGTTATATAAAAGGAATGAAGGAAAATATGGAAAAATTAGTGGAAGTAATGAAATTTATGGATAAAAAATAA